A genome region from Crossiella equi includes the following:
- a CDS encoding HAMP domain-containing protein: MEDLRDGNFRRRLVAGTDGPSARVAEVFNQVAARKQWLVGELVRVRQAVAEEGRLSERLATDGGPQGGWAQAITEVNQLIEDLMQPTEELSKVLAAASQGDLSQRMSERSDRRPLRGEFAHLATTVNGLLSQLSLFASEVTRVAREVGTEGKLGGQADVPGAAGQWRALTDSVNLMASNLTSQVRDISSVAAAVANGDLSKQITVNASGEVAELADTLNSMTGTLRTFAGEVTRVAKEIGTEGKLGGQAQVPGVAGTWKDLTENVNFMAQNLTSQMRNIAEVTTAVATGDLSRKITVEVSGELLGLKNTVNTMVDQLSSFAAEVTRVAREVGTEGILGGQAQVPGVAGTWRDLTESVNFMANNLTSQVRSIAEVTTAVARGDLGKKITVDARGEILELKNTVNTMVDQLSSFADEVTRVAREVGGDGRLGGQAQVAGVAGTWRDLTDNVNFMANNLTSQVRSIAEVTTAVAKGDLTQKITVDARGEILELKNTINTMVDQLSAFADEVTRVAREVGTDGKLGGQAQVRGVAGTWKSLTDNVNVMADNLTVQVRSIATVATAVANGDLSKKIAVEAKGEVNALATTINGMVDTLRAFADEVTRVAREVGTEGMLGGQATVPNVAGTWKDLTENVNFMADNLTAQVRNIATVTTAVANGDLSKKIDVDARGEILELKTTVNTMVDQLSSFAAEVTRVAREVGTDGKLGGQAQVEGVAGTWRRLTENVNQLAGNLTTQVRAIAAVATAVTAGDLTRQITVDAEGEMADLKDNINQMIGNLKETTRANRDQDWLKTNLARITSLMQGQRDLATVAQLIMSELTPVVSAQQGAFFLAKQVEEGDTVLELTAGYGYRPRNGDPQRFGLGESLIGQVALEKKSIMVTGAPPDYLRISSGLGTTAPVNVAILPVLFEGSTLGVIELASVSEFTGVHQDLLEQLRDMIGVNVNTILANSRTDALLAESQRLAQELRARSEQLQAQQEELQRSNTELAEKATLLATQNRDIEIKNIEIERGRAELEERAQQLSLASKYKSEFMANMSHELRTPLNSLLILAKLLADNLENNLTEKQVDYARTIHDAGSDLLQLINDILDLAKVEAGHLLLQPATVPVAELVRYVEALCRPLSAEKGLDFAVHVATGVPGSLHTDEHRLQQVLRNLLSNAVKFTHEGRIQLHIRPAEPAEVRRAALRGQRELVAFAVQDTGIGIAADKLGVIFEAFQQADGTTSRKYGGTGLGLSISRELTDLLGGELQVRSAPGHGSTFTLILPVHAPADTAVPDVRLDPPTAPVLQPVEPARIALPAPAAEPVVPGASGTGSSGAGRSPLPVQVHLPPEQADEPSVRFHGEKVLVVDDDLRNVFALTSVLELHGLHVVYADNGVAGVRALEQYDDIALVLMDIMMPELDGNATMAAIREMSAYEDLPIIAVTAKAMKGDREKSLASGATDYVTKPVDTEHLIRLIASYLDTEADPLDSEA; encoded by the coding sequence ATGGAGGACCTGCGCGACGGCAACTTCCGCCGTCGCCTGGTGGCCGGGACCGACGGCCCCTCCGCGCGGGTCGCCGAGGTGTTCAACCAGGTCGCCGCCCGCAAACAGTGGCTGGTCGGCGAGCTGGTGCGGGTGCGCCAGGCGGTGGCCGAGGAGGGGCGCCTGTCCGAGCGCCTGGCCACCGACGGCGGCCCGCAGGGCGGGTGGGCGCAGGCCATCACCGAGGTCAACCAGCTCATCGAGGACCTCATGCAGCCCACCGAGGAGCTGAGCAAGGTCCTCGCCGCGGCCTCCCAGGGCGACCTGTCCCAGCGCATGTCCGAGCGTTCCGACCGGCGCCCGCTGCGCGGGGAGTTCGCGCACCTGGCCACCACGGTCAACGGGCTGCTGTCGCAGCTGTCGCTGTTCGCCTCCGAGGTCACCCGCGTCGCGCGCGAGGTCGGTACCGAGGGCAAGCTCGGCGGCCAGGCCGACGTGCCCGGCGCGGCGGGGCAGTGGCGGGCCCTCACCGACTCGGTGAACCTGATGGCCTCCAACCTGACCTCACAGGTCCGCGACATCTCCTCGGTGGCCGCCGCGGTCGCCAACGGTGACCTGTCCAAGCAGATCACGGTCAACGCCTCCGGCGAGGTCGCCGAGCTGGCGGACACGCTGAACTCGATGACCGGCACGCTGCGCACCTTCGCCGGTGAGGTCACGCGCGTGGCCAAGGAGATCGGTACCGAGGGCAAGCTCGGCGGCCAGGCCCAGGTCCCCGGCGTGGCGGGCACCTGGAAGGACCTCACCGAGAACGTCAACTTCATGGCGCAGAACCTGACCTCGCAGATGCGCAACATCGCCGAGGTCACCACCGCCGTGGCCACCGGCGACCTGAGCCGCAAGATCACCGTCGAGGTCTCCGGCGAGCTGCTCGGCCTGAAGAACACCGTCAACACCATGGTCGACCAGCTGTCCTCCTTCGCCGCGGAGGTCACGCGTGTGGCGCGCGAGGTCGGCACCGAGGGCATCCTCGGCGGCCAGGCGCAGGTGCCGGGCGTGGCGGGCACCTGGCGCGACCTCACCGAGTCGGTGAACTTCATGGCCAACAACCTGACCTCGCAGGTCCGCTCCATCGCCGAGGTCACCACGGCGGTCGCGCGCGGCGACCTGGGCAAGAAGATCACCGTGGACGCGCGCGGGGAGATCCTGGAGCTGAAGAACACCGTGAACACCATGGTGGACCAGCTCTCCTCCTTCGCCGACGAGGTCACCCGGGTCGCCCGCGAGGTCGGCGGCGACGGGCGGCTGGGCGGTCAGGCGCAGGTCGCGGGTGTCGCGGGCACCTGGCGCGACCTCACCGACAACGTCAACTTCATGGCCAACAACCTGACCTCGCAGGTCCGCTCCATCGCCGAGGTCACCACCGCCGTCGCCAAGGGCGACCTCACGCAGAAGATCACCGTGGACGCGCGCGGGGAGATCCTGGAGCTGAAGAACACCATCAACACGATGGTCGACCAGCTCTCCGCCTTCGCCGACGAGGTCACGCGCGTGGCGCGCGAGGTCGGCACGGACGGCAAGCTCGGCGGCCAGGCCCAGGTGCGCGGTGTGGCCGGTACCTGGAAGAGCCTGACCGACAATGTCAACGTCATGGCGGACAACCTGACCGTGCAGGTCCGCTCGATCGCCACGGTGGCCACCGCGGTGGCCAACGGCGACCTGTCCAAGAAGATCGCGGTCGAGGCCAAGGGCGAGGTCAACGCCCTGGCCACCACGATCAACGGCATGGTCGACACGCTGCGTGCCTTCGCCGACGAGGTCACCCGCGTGGCGCGCGAGGTCGGTACCGAGGGCATGCTCGGCGGCCAGGCCACCGTGCCGAACGTGGCCGGGACCTGGAAGGACCTCACCGAGAACGTCAACTTCATGGCGGACAACCTGACCGCCCAGGTCCGCAACATCGCCACCGTGACCACCGCGGTGGCCAACGGCGACCTGTCCAAGAAGATCGACGTCGACGCGCGCGGCGAGATCCTGGAGCTCAAGACCACGGTCAACACCATGGTCGACCAGCTGTCCTCCTTCGCCGCCGAGGTCACGCGCGTGGCGCGCGAGGTCGGCACGGACGGCAAGCTCGGCGGCCAGGCCCAGGTCGAGGGCGTGGCGGGCACCTGGCGACGGCTCACCGAGAACGTCAACCAGCTCGCGGGCAACCTCACCACCCAGGTGCGCGCGATCGCGGCGGTGGCCACCGCGGTGACCGCGGGCGACCTGACCCGGCAGATCACCGTCGACGCCGAGGGTGAGATGGCCGATCTGAAGGACAACATCAACCAGATGATCGGCAACCTCAAGGAGACCACGAGGGCCAACCGGGACCAGGACTGGCTCAAGACCAACCTGGCCAGGATCACCTCGCTGATGCAGGGCCAGCGCGACCTCGCCACCGTGGCCCAGCTGATCATGAGCGAGCTGACCCCGGTGGTGTCCGCGCAGCAGGGCGCGTTCTTCCTCGCCAAGCAGGTCGAGGAGGGCGACACCGTGCTGGAGCTGACCGCGGGCTACGGCTACCGCCCGCGCAACGGCGACCCGCAGCGCTTCGGCCTCGGCGAGTCGCTGATCGGCCAGGTGGCGCTGGAGAAGAAGAGCATCATGGTCACCGGAGCGCCACCGGACTACCTGCGCATCAGCTCCGGTCTGGGCACCACCGCCCCGGTCAACGTGGCCATCCTGCCGGTGCTGTTCGAGGGCAGCACGCTCGGCGTCATCGAGCTGGCCTCGGTCAGCGAGTTCACCGGCGTGCACCAGGACCTGCTGGAACAGCTACGCGACATGATCGGCGTCAACGTCAACACGATCCTGGCCAACTCGCGCACCGACGCGCTGCTGGCCGAGTCCCAGCGCCTGGCCCAGGAGCTGCGCGCCCGCTCCGAGCAGCTACAGGCCCAGCAGGAGGAGCTCCAGCGGTCCAACACCGAGCTGGCCGAGAAGGCCACGCTGCTGGCCACCCAGAACCGCGACATCGAGATCAAGAACATCGAGATCGAACGCGGCCGGGCCGAGCTGGAGGAACGCGCGCAGCAGCTGTCGCTGGCCTCCAAGTACAAGTCCGAGTTCATGGCCAACATGTCCCACGAGCTGCGCACCCCGTTGAACAGCCTGCTCATCCTGGCCAAGCTGCTCGCCGACAACCTCGAGAACAACCTCACCGAGAAGCAGGTCGACTACGCGCGCACCATCCACGACGCGGGCAGCGACCTGTTGCAGCTGATCAACGACATCCTCGACCTGGCCAAGGTCGAGGCCGGGCACCTGCTGCTCCAGCCCGCCACCGTGCCGGTGGCCGAGCTGGTGCGCTACGTCGAGGCGCTGTGCCGTCCGCTGTCCGCGGAGAAGGGCCTGGACTTCGCCGTGCACGTGGCCACCGGGGTGCCGGGGAGCCTGCACACCGACGAGCACCGGTTGCAGCAGGTGCTGCGCAACCTGCTGTCCAACGCGGTCAAGTTCACCCACGAGGGCCGCATCCAGCTGCACATCCGGCCCGCCGAACCGGCCGAGGTGCGCCGGGCCGCGCTGCGCGGGCAGCGCGAGCTGGTCGCCTTCGCCGTGCAGGACACCGGCATCGGCATCGCCGCGGACAAGCTCGGCGTGATCTTCGAGGCGTTCCAGCAGGCCGACGGCACCACCAGCCGCAAGTACGGCGGCACCGGCCTGGGCCTGTCCATCAGCCGCGAGCTCACCGACCTGCTCGGCGGCGAGCTCCAGGTGCGCAGCGCACCCGGGCACGGCTCGACGTTCACGCTGATCCTGCCCGTGCACGCGCCCGCCGACACCGCCGTGCCGGACGTGCGCCTGGACCCGCCCACCGCGCCCGTGCTGCAGCCGGTCGAACCGGCCCGGATCGCGCTGCCCGCACCCGCCGCCGAACCGGTGGTCCCCGGCGCGTCGGGCACGGGCTCCTCGGGTGCGGGGCGGTCGCCGCTGCCCGTGCAGGTGCACCTGCCGCCGGAGCAGGCCGACGAGCCCTCGGTGCGGTTCCACGGCGAGAAGGTGCTGGTCGTCGACGACGACCTGCGCAACGTCTTCGCGCTCACCAGCGTGCTCGAGCTGCACGGGCTGCACGTGGTCTACGCCGACAACGGAGTGGCCGGGGTACGCGCGCTGGAGCAGTACGACGACATCGCGCTGGTCCTGATGGACATCATGATGCCCGAGCTCGACGGCAACGCCACCATGGCCGCCATCCGCGAGATGTCGGCCTACGAGGACCTGCCGATCATCGCGGTCACCGCCAAGGCCATGAAGGGCGACCGGGAGAAGAGCCTGGCCTCCGGGGCCACCGACTACGTGACGAAACCGGTCGACACCGAACATCTCATCCGTTTGATCGCCAGTTACCTCGACACGGAGGCTGATCCGCTCGACTCGGAGGCTTAG
- a CDS encoding PP2C family protein-serine/threonine phosphatase, giving the protein MSYPERQSTAHVPPAHVSGVDTGMWQALLDGVEDAVLVHDGHNVLRVLNHAATLLFPKLSVGGSLEELDIRALGAERARDTELVELSHDGRRLRARHRRLGEDLYAWYVQNVTDEVDHVAELLTQRSQVGFLAEASRQLGSSLHRGRTIRSIAQLAVPTLADSAAVVLPARRGLFEWWRCVAAASPPERGRAGRRVLSTVPGLAAALRGTMAEIDPAELPADAAWALPPESAAPDSTGGSVLMVPMAHEGRTHGVLVLARHKARGGFHREELALVEDFAGRAALALAQAGRFAEQVNATDTLQADLLPPPLPSVPGAVLSATFRPAREPLRVGGDFYEVHARQDGSASFLLGDACGNGVEAAALAGRVRQALNALRLVEPEPARLLHLVNQAVLAHGGNRFTTMLVGSMHPEPSGELELVLGGGGHPNPMVVRADGTVDEVDVPGALVGILPDARFGQVRLTLAPSEVCVLYSDGVTEARGGASGRELFGSERLRAALREFAGLPASTLLHRLEQRVDAWLDGRDHDDIAVLAVQAAPMTTAELG; this is encoded by the coding sequence GTGAGCTACCCGGAACGCCAGTCCACAGCACACGTCCCCCCAGCACACGTCTCCGGCGTGGACACGGGGATGTGGCAGGCGCTGCTGGACGGCGTCGAGGACGCGGTGCTGGTCCACGACGGTCACAACGTGCTGCGCGTGCTCAACCACGCCGCCACGCTGCTGTTCCCGAAGCTGTCCGTGGGCGGGTCCCTGGAGGAGCTCGACATCCGCGCCCTGGGCGCCGAGCGGGCCCGGGACACCGAGCTGGTCGAGCTCTCCCACGACGGGCGGCGGCTGCGGGCCCGGCACCGGCGGCTCGGCGAGGACCTCTACGCCTGGTACGTGCAGAACGTCACCGACGAGGTGGACCACGTCGCGGAGCTGCTCACCCAGCGCTCGCAGGTCGGTTTCCTGGCCGAGGCCAGCCGCCAGCTGGGGTCCTCGCTGCACCGGGGGCGCACGATCCGCTCGATCGCCCAGCTCGCGGTGCCCACGCTGGCCGACTCGGCCGCCGTGGTGCTGCCCGCCCGGCGTGGGCTGTTCGAGTGGTGGCGGTGCGTGGCCGCGGCCAGCCCGCCCGAGCGCGGCCGGGCCGGGCGGCGGGTGCTGAGCACGGTGCCGGGCCTGGCGGCCGCGCTGCGCGGCACCATGGCCGAGATCGACCCGGCCGAGCTGCCCGCGGACGCGGCGTGGGCGTTACCGCCGGAGTCGGCCGCGCCGGATTCCACCGGGGGCTCGGTGCTGATGGTGCCCATGGCGCACGAGGGCCGCACGCACGGTGTGCTCGTGCTGGCCCGGCACAAGGCGCGCGGCGGGTTCCACCGCGAGGAGCTGGCGCTGGTCGAGGACTTCGCCGGGCGCGCGGCGCTGGCGCTGGCGCAGGCGGGGCGGTTCGCCGAGCAGGTCAACGCCACCGACACGTTGCAGGCCGACCTGCTGCCGCCGCCGCTGCCGTCGGTGCCCGGCGCGGTGCTGTCGGCGACCTTCCGGCCCGCGCGGGAGCCGCTGCGCGTGGGCGGGGACTTCTACGAGGTGCACGCCCGCCAGGACGGCAGTGCCTCGTTCCTGCTCGGCGACGCGTGCGGCAACGGCGTGGAGGCCGCGGCCCTGGCCGGACGGGTGCGCCAGGCGCTGAACGCGCTGCGCCTGGTCGAGCCGGAGCCCGCGCGGCTGCTGCACCTGGTCAACCAGGCGGTGCTGGCGCACGGCGGCAACCGGTTCACCACGATGCTGGTGGGCTCGATGCACCCGGAGCCCTCCGGCGAGCTGGAGCTGGTGCTGGGCGGCGGCGGGCACCCGAACCCGATGGTGGTGCGCGCGGACGGCACGGTCGACGAGGTCGACGTGCCCGGTGCGCTGGTGGGCATCCTGCCGGACGCGCGGTTCGGGCAGGTCCGCCTGACGCTGGCGCCCAGCGAGGTGTGCGTGCTCTACAGCGACGGCGTGACCGAGGCGCGCGGCGGGGCCAGCGGGCGGGAGCTGTTCGGCAGCGAGCGGTTGCGGGCGGCGCTGCGGGAGTTCGCCGGGCTGCCCGCGAGCACGCTGCTGCACCGGCTGGAGCAGCGGGTGGACGCGTGGCTGGACGGCCGCGACCACGACGACATCGCGGTGCTGGCGGTGCAGGCGGCCCCGATGACCACCGCGGAACTGGGCTGA
- a CDS encoding XRE family transcriptional regulator, which yields MPVDQCSTTRLANALTHGPFSLALRLAVRASGLSLDRVQARLRERGAPVSKTALSYWQHGHTRPERPESLRAVTALEAILGLAPESLTALLGPRRPRGRWVHHRPGSLAPDQAWARPDGLSRALGHLAADVTAMHWLTRLAKHVTVSVDRTRHLTAVTYHELLRAERDVDRYLVAFRSDHVQEELRFEDVRGCRAGRQRKDEPTGFRIVELLLDRPLRAGELAVVDYTLLPGPLPDAEHTLRVQRGARELSLQVQFAEGTLPVRVQRAFRPTVGEPDTCADLWLGASRTAALAEVDPAPGIYRVRWDWT from the coding sequence ATGCCCGTCGACCAGTGTTCCACCACCAGACTGGCCAACGCGTTGACCCACGGACCGTTCAGCCTGGCCCTGCGCCTGGCGGTGCGGGCGAGCGGCCTGAGCCTGGACCGCGTCCAGGCCCGCCTGCGGGAACGCGGCGCGCCGGTCAGCAAGACGGCGCTGAGCTACTGGCAGCACGGCCACACCCGCCCGGAACGCCCGGAGTCCCTGCGCGCGGTGACGGCCCTGGAGGCGATCCTGGGCCTGGCCCCGGAGTCCCTGACGGCGCTGCTGGGCCCGCGTCGTCCCCGGGGCCGCTGGGTGCACCACCGCCCGGGCTCGCTGGCCCCGGACCAGGCGTGGGCCCGCCCGGACGGCCTGTCCAGGGCGCTGGGCCACCTGGCGGCGGATGTGACCGCGATGCACTGGCTGACCCGCCTGGCCAAACACGTGACGGTCTCGGTGGACCGCACCCGGCACCTCACCGCCGTGACCTACCACGAGCTGCTGCGCGCCGAACGCGACGTGGACAGGTATCTGGTGGCCTTCCGCAGCGACCACGTCCAGGAGGAGCTGCGCTTCGAGGACGTGCGGGGCTGCCGGGCGGGCCGCCAGCGGAAGGACGAGCCGACGGGCTTCCGCATCGTCGAGCTGCTGCTCGATCGCCCGCTGCGCGCGGGCGAGCTCGCGGTGGTGGACTACACCCTGCTGCCGGGCCCCCTGCCGGATGCCGAACACACCCTCCGGGTCCAACGCGGCGCGCGGGAGCTCTCACTGCAGGTCCAGTTCGCGGAGGGCACCCTGCCGGTCCGCGTCCAGCGCGCCTTCCGCCCGACGGTCGGCGAGCCGGACACGTGCGCGGACCTGTGGCTGGGCGCGAGCCGCACGGCGGCGCTGGCGGAGGTGGACCCGGCGCCGGGGATCTACCGGGTGCGGTGGGACTGGACGTAG
- a CDS encoding metallophosphoesterase family protein: protein MARPLPAALLGGLFLLGLLGPSATAASPVPAPVFAAQPSSPAAETTVVAAGDICGSNCAKTAEVVGALNPSAVLTAGDNAYDNGTLQEYRTRYDPTWGRYKNVTYPSPGNHEYNTSRAAGYFDYFNGVGVASGRAGERGKGYYTWETGAWRFFALNSNFGKIDAAAQLTWLKDQLRTNTKPCVAAYWHHPLFTLGSHSGETQARPLWQALYDAKAELVIVGHDHNYQRYAPQDPQGRADAKGLRQVLVGTGGKSTYNFTRNLPNVEAKNAGAHGVLKLTLSETGYRGEFVPVSGQSYRDSFSGSCQV, encoded by the coding sequence ATGGCGAGACCCCTGCCCGCCGCCCTCCTCGGCGGACTGTTCCTGCTGGGCCTGCTGGGCCCATCCGCGACCGCGGCCTCCCCGGTCCCGGCCCCGGTGTTCGCGGCCCAGCCGTCCTCCCCGGCCGCCGAGACCACCGTGGTCGCGGCCGGTGACATCTGCGGCTCGAACTGCGCCAAGACCGCGGAGGTCGTCGGCGCGCTGAACCCGTCGGCGGTGCTGACGGCGGGCGACAACGCCTACGACAACGGCACCCTCCAGGAGTACCGCACCCGCTACGACCCGACGTGGGGCCGGTACAAGAACGTCACCTACCCCAGCCCGGGCAACCACGAGTACAACACGAGCCGGGCGGCGGGCTACTTCGACTACTTCAACGGCGTCGGCGTGGCCAGCGGCCGGGCGGGCGAACGCGGAAAGGGCTACTACACCTGGGAAACCGGCGCCTGGCGCTTCTTCGCCCTGAACAGCAACTTCGGCAAGATCGACGCCGCGGCGCAGCTGACCTGGCTGAAGGACCAGCTCCGCACCAACACCAAACCCTGCGTCGCGGCCTACTGGCACCACCCGCTGTTCACCCTGGGCAGCCACTCGGGCGAAACCCAGGCCCGGCCGCTGTGGCAGGCGCTGTACGACGCGAAGGCGGAGCTGGTGATCGTGGGCCACGACCACAACTACCAGCGGTACGCGCCGCAGGACCCGCAGGGCCGGGCGGACGCGAAGGGCCTGCGGCAGGTGCTGGTCGGGACCGGCGGGAAGTCGACGTACAACTTCACGCGGAACCTGCCGAACGTGGAGGCGAAGAACGCCGGGGCACACGGGGTGCTGAAGCTGACGCTGTCGGAGACCGGGTACCGCGGGGAGTTCGTGCCGGTGAGCGGGCAGTCGTACCGGGATTCGTTCAGCGGGAGCTGTCAGGTGTGA
- a CDS encoding YibE/F family protein — MGQHASEPDLSTVDSDGQVARRVRLVVAWVLIPVVAVAVTAMVLMWPDRGGIVQDGLDAPRVSGAVLALTPCPPAPGECDVATVELDGGQRVQAVVPRASGVHVQPGQRAMLVHYPTRLVEYERYEVEAPDRSGPLALLALVFAIAVLALSRWRGLAALGALGLCLLGLTEFVMPAIIHGQNPLLVAVVGGTVIMVAALFLTHGFTARTAVAVLGTAAGLTLTGVLGWVSLDLAGITGLGSDNVGFLSGYLQGVDLQGLLLAGLVIGALGVLDDVTVTQATVVWELAAADPSATRRGLFAAGLRVGRAHVASTVNTLVLAYAGVALPLLMLFAIRGMPIQHVLSSAPVAEEIVRALVGSLGIIAAVPLTTLLAALAVGGRQAAVVQVPQQDSLAEAPRADLHAGHVQ, encoded by the coding sequence ATGGGACAGCATGCGAGTGAGCCCGATCTGTCCACTGTGGACTCGGATGGGCAGGTGGCGCGGCGGGTTCGGCTGGTGGTGGCGTGGGTGCTCATCCCCGTCGTCGCGGTCGCGGTCACCGCGATGGTGCTGATGTGGCCCGACCGCGGCGGCATCGTGCAGGACGGCCTGGACGCGCCGCGTGTGTCCGGGGCGGTCCTCGCGCTCACACCGTGCCCGCCCGCGCCCGGCGAGTGCGATGTGGCCACGGTCGAGCTGGACGGCGGGCAGCGCGTGCAGGCCGTGGTGCCGCGCGCCAGCGGTGTGCACGTCCAGCCGGGGCAGCGCGCGATGCTCGTGCACTACCCGACGCGCCTGGTGGAGTATGAGCGCTACGAGGTCGAGGCGCCGGACCGGTCCGGGCCGTTGGCGTTGCTGGCACTGGTGTTCGCCATCGCCGTGCTCGCCCTGTCCCGCTGGCGCGGGCTGGCCGCGCTCGGCGCGCTGGGGCTGTGCCTGCTGGGGCTCACCGAGTTCGTGATGCCCGCGATCATCCACGGCCAGAACCCGTTGCTGGTCGCGGTCGTCGGCGGCACGGTGATCATGGTGGCGGCGCTGTTCCTCACCCACGGCTTCACCGCGCGCACCGCGGTCGCGGTCCTGGGCACCGCGGCCGGGCTCACGCTCACCGGCGTGCTGGGCTGGGTGAGCCTGGACCTGGCCGGGATCACCGGTCTGGGCAGTGACAACGTCGGCTTCCTCAGCGGCTACCTGCAGGGCGTCGACCTACAGGGGCTCCTGCTGGCCGGGCTGGTGATCGGCGCGCTGGGCGTGCTGGACGACGTGACGGTCACCCAGGCCACGGTGGTGTGGGAGCTGGCCGCGGCCGACCCGTCGGCGACCCGGCGCGGCCTGTTCGCGGCGGGCCTGCGCGTGGGCCGCGCGCACGTCGCCTCGACGGTGAACACCCTGGTCCTGGCCTACGCGGGCGTGGCGCTGCCGCTGCTGATGCTGTTCGCGATCCGCGGCATGCCGATCCAGCACGTGCTCTCCAGCGCGCCGGTGGCCGAGGAGATCGTGCGCGCGCTGGTCGGCAGTCTCGGCATCATCGCCGCGGTACCGCTGACCACACTGCTCGCGGCGCTAGCCGTTGGCGGCCGACAGGCTGCTGTCGTCCAAGTGCCGCAACAGGATTCCCTCGCGGAGGCCCCACGGGCAGATCTCCACGCGGGGCACGTCCAGTAG
- a CDS encoding Ppx/GppA phosphatase family protein, translated as MAKTDEPVRLGVLDVGSNTAHLQVVDVYPGGSPDPLHSVKATIGLSEDIDRHGVISQQGLDRLVRAVRRCVNEAKAYGVAEIVPFGTSSVRDAPNRTEACRQIRQAAGIDMSFFSGEAEAGLTFLAARRWYGWSVGRMLMLDIGGGTVELAAGRGEEPELALSLPLGAWRLTRRHLPGDPPSVQEVKKLRRRLRDVLTPAVEAFREQPEPQRVIAVSKIFTQLAKLTSGPEATGPLALDYRELRQWLPRLARMSAAERAALPGISSARARTVLAGAVLARTLMELLDVPRVEICPWGLREGILLRHLDDSSLSAANG; from the coding sequence GTGGCCAAGACTGACGAGCCCGTGCGGCTCGGGGTGCTGGACGTGGGGTCCAACACCGCTCACCTCCAGGTCGTCGACGTCTACCCGGGCGGTTCACCGGACCCGCTGCACTCGGTGAAGGCGACCATCGGCCTGTCCGAGGACATCGACCGGCACGGCGTGATCAGCCAGCAGGGCCTGGACCGGCTGGTGCGCGCGGTCCGCCGCTGCGTCAACGAGGCCAAGGCCTACGGCGTCGCCGAGATCGTGCCCTTCGGCACCTCCTCGGTGCGCGACGCGCCCAACCGCACCGAGGCCTGCCGCCAGATCCGGCAGGCCGCGGGCATCGACATGTCCTTCTTCAGCGGCGAGGCCGAGGCCGGGCTGACGTTCCTGGCCGCGCGCCGCTGGTACGGCTGGTCCGTGGGCCGCATGCTGATGCTGGACATCGGCGGCGGCACGGTCGAGCTGGCCGCCGGACGCGGTGAGGAACCCGAGCTCGCGCTCTCGCTGCCGCTGGGCGCGTGGCGGCTCACCCGACGGCACCTGCCCGGCGACCCGCCGTCCGTGCAGGAGGTCAAGAAGCTGCGCCGCCGCCTCCGCGACGTGCTCACCCCGGCCGTCGAGGCCTTCCGCGAGCAGCCCGAACCGCAGCGCGTGATCGCGGTGTCCAAGATCTTCACCCAGCTGGCCAAGCTGACCTCCGGCCCGGAGGCCACCGGGCCGCTGGCGCTGGACTACCGCGAACTGCGGCAGTGGCTGCCCCGGCTCGCCCGCATGAGCGCGGCCGAACGCGCCGCGCTGCCCGGCATCTCCTCGGCCCGCGCGCGCACCGTGCTGGCCGGTGCGGTGCTCGCCCGGACCCTCATGGAGCTACTGGACGTGCCCCGCGTGGAGATCTGCCCGTGGGGCCTCCGCGAGGGAATCCTGTTGCGGCACTTGGACGACAGCAGCCTGTCGGCCGCCAACGGCTAG